The window TGGATCGATCCGTATCTCAATGGGTTGCCCCATCAGCTCGCGGAGCGTCTCCACAATCTCGGCAGCCGAATATTCTTCACCCGTACCTACATTAACCACCTCATATCCGTTCGTAACACGTTCGCCCAGTGCCACCAGTAGCCGTGCAACGTCCTCCACATAGATGTAGTCGCGTCGGGTATGAATATTACCCAGCTCGATCACCGGTCCCTGCTGAAGCGACGCGATAATATGTGGAATCAAATGCGGATTCGTCTCAAAAGGCCCGTAGGTGTTAAACAGCCGGGCCGACACACAGGCCATCTCTGTGGTGCGGGCGAACTGTTCGGCCACCTGTTCAGCCAGCAGTTTGCTCAGGCCGTAAATATCGACCGGAGCCGGTGCGAGCGTTTCGGGGATCAGTCCTTCCACACTGGGATAGATGGCGCCACTGGATGCCACCACGGCTGTGCGCACGTCCATACGTG is drawn from Rhodothermus sp. and contains these coding sequences:
- a CDS encoding NAD-dependent epimerase/dehydratase family protein, translating into MQRVFITGGAGFIGRWVVARCLERGYQVAVYDNLQAGSMDHLLDFVGTIDFYEADILDREALLAAMEEVRPTLVFHLAALHFIPYCNAHPQETLRVNVEGTYNVLEVSARMDVRTAVVASSGAIYPSVEGLIPETLAPAPVDIYGLSKLLAEQVAEQFARTTEMACVSARLFNTYGPFETNPHLIPHIIASLQQGPVIELGNIHTRRDYIYVEDVARLLVALGERVTNGYEVVNVGTGEEYSAAEIVETLRELMGQPIEIRIDPGRVRKVDKLHQRADITRLYELTGMRPEVSLREGLARLLQHEGLPVRS